A stretch of Alphaproteobacteria bacterium DNA encodes these proteins:
- a CDS encoding ABC transporter permease, whose product MVDTPEDAGQAQSQEPTKTIYDELPDAPPKQRLKLTWVGKLGVAIVAFWLLMVFIGPYVAPFHEADIIADDSYLPPDATHWLGTDYLERDILSRILWGARTTIGISFLATLIAYLIGVTAGIAAAVVGGWTDTGLSRVNDAILSLPTIMLGLLIVVALGTSIPILIGTAAVIYAASVFRIARALGQDIMVMDYVESAKARGESLWWIISREVLPNAAMPLATDFGLRLVFVVLFISSLSFLGLGIQPPMADWGSMVRQNLEGLGYGSLAAVWPALAIASFTISINLIVDDISAKSGGSLAKKMI is encoded by the coding sequence ATGGTTGATACCCCCGAAGATGCGGGCCAGGCACAAAGCCAGGAGCCGACAAAGACGATTTACGACGAACTGCCGGACGCGCCGCCCAAGCAACGGCTGAAGCTGACCTGGGTGGGCAAACTGGGCGTCGCGATCGTGGCCTTTTGGTTGCTGATGGTTTTCATCGGCCCCTACGTGGCGCCCTTCCACGAAGCCGATATCATCGCCGACGACAGTTATCTTCCGCCCGACGCAACGCATTGGCTGGGCACCGATTACCTCGAACGCGATATCCTCTCGCGCATCTTGTGGGGCGCCCGAACGACCATCGGCATCTCCTTCCTGGCCACCCTTATTGCCTATCTTATCGGCGTCACGGCCGGGATTGCCGCGGCCGTGGTGGGGGGCTGGACGGATACCGGGCTGAGCCGCGTCAACGACGCCATCCTGTCGCTGCCGACCATCATGCTGGGATTGCTGATCGTGGTCGCACTTGGTACCTCGATACCCATTTTGATCGGCACGGCGGCGGTGATCTATGCCGCCAGTGTGTTCCGAATAGCGCGTGCCTTGGGCCAGGACATCATGGTCATGGACTATGTCGAATCGGCCAAGGCCCGAGGCGAGAGCCTGTGGTGGATCATCAGCCGGGAAGTGCTGCCCAACGCCGCCATGCCGCTGGCCACCGATTTCGGCTTGCGGCTGGTCTTCGTGGTCCTCTTCATCTCCAGCCTGAGCTTCCTGGGCTTGGGCATCCAGCCGCCCATGGCGGACTGGGGCTCGATGGTGCGGCAAAACCTCGAAGGGCTCGGGTATGGCTCGCTGGCAGCCGTCTGGCCGGCCCTGGCGATCGCCAGTTTCACGATTTCCATCAACCTGATCGTTGACGATATCTCGGCAAAGTCCGGCGGTAGCCTGGCCAAGAAGATGATCTGA
- a CDS encoding ABC transporter permease, translating into MQRMVVQRILIGIVTLWVVSVLVFAGTAVLPGDVAQIVLGQAATPESLAAYRAERGLDQPLFIQYFLWLGGMMTGDLGISKAGGATISSLIGGRLSNTMLLAAIVAVISVPLSVVLGLLAAMYPGTWIDRVLTFGTLSLISVPEFFIATFMVLILAVNLHWLPAIAHMSPDDSFLKMMRGLAMPLITLIIVVSAQMIRMTRAGILNVMNSPYIEMAILKGVPRKRIILRHAFFNAIGPIVNVIALNLAYLVSGVVIVETIFAYPGLAKLMIDGVQTRDLPLVQACGMIFCGTYVVLIILADVAAILSNPRLRNPK; encoded by the coding sequence ATGCAACGCATGGTCGTTCAACGCATTTTGATCGGCATCGTCACCTTGTGGGTGGTGTCGGTTCTGGTTTTCGCCGGCACGGCCGTATTGCCGGGCGACGTGGCACAGATCGTTCTGGGGCAGGCGGCGACGCCGGAATCGCTAGCTGCCTATCGGGCCGAGCGCGGGCTGGATCAGCCGCTGTTCATCCAGTATTTCCTGTGGCTGGGCGGCATGATGACCGGCGATTTGGGGATTTCGAAAGCCGGCGGGGCCACCATCTCGAGCCTGATCGGCGGCCGCCTTTCCAACACCATGTTGCTGGCGGCGATTGTCGCGGTGATTTCCGTCCCCCTCTCGGTTGTCCTGGGGCTGTTGGCGGCGATGTATCCCGGAACCTGGATCGATCGCGTGCTGACCTTCGGCACGCTGAGCTTGATCTCGGTGCCGGAGTTTTTCATTGCCACATTCATGGTGCTCATCCTGGCCGTCAACCTGCACTGGTTGCCGGCGATTGCCCATATGTCGCCCGACGACAGTTTCCTGAAAATGATGCGCGGTTTGGCCATGCCGCTGATCACGCTGATAATCGTTGTTTCGGCCCAAATGATCAGGATGACCCGGGCCGGCATTCTGAACGTCATGAATTCGCCCTACATCGAAATGGCGATCCTGAAAGGCGTTCCCCGCAAGCGCATCATCCTGAGACACGCCTTTTTCAACGCCATCGGGCCGATCGTCAACGTGATTGCCCTGAACCTGGCATATCTCGTATCCGGCGTGGTCATTGTGGAAACCATCTTCGCCTATCCGGGCTTGGCCAAGCTGATGATAGACGGCGTGCAAACGCGCGATCTGCCGTTGGTTCAAGCCTGTGGCATGATTTTCTGTGGCACCTATGTGGTGCTGATAATCTTGGCGGATGTGGCGGCGATTTTGTCGAACCCGCGACTGCGAAATCCGAAATAG